A single window of Ctenopharyngodon idella isolate HZGC_01 chromosome 24, HZGC01, whole genome shotgun sequence DNA harbors:
- the myo5ab gene encoding LOW QUALITY PROTEIN: unconventional myosin-Va (The sequence of the model RefSeq protein was modified relative to this genomic sequence to represent the inferred CDS: deleted 2 bases in 2 codons): MAAPELYSKFARVWIPDTTEVWRSAELTRDYRPGDTVLHLQLEDETEVEYKLDPKSGVLPPLRNPDILVGENDLTALSYLHEPAVLHNLRVRFTDSKLIYTYCGIILVAINPYESLPIYGSDIINAYSGQNMGDMDPHIFAVSEEAYKQMARDEKNQSIIVSGESGAGKTVSAKYAMRYFATVSGSSAESTVEEKVLASSPIMEAIGNAKTTRNDNSSRFGKYIEIGFDRKHHIIGANMRTYLLEKSRVVFQASEERNYHIFYQLCACAHLPEFEPLKLGSADDFPYTNQGRSPVIEGVNDLKEMQATRKAFSLLGITEAHQMGLFQILSAILHLGNVEVKERGSSSCGISDESGHLAVFCDLTEVSYESMAHWLCHKKLKTATETLNKPVTRLEAVNGRDALSKHIYAKLFSWIVGQVNKALSTSSKPHSFIGVLDIYGFETFEVNSFEQFCINYANEKLQQQFNMHVFKLEQEEYMKEQIPWTLIDFYDNQPCINLIEAKMGLLDLLDEECTMPKGSDESWAQKLYNTHLKKSSHFEKPRMSNTAFIILHFADKVEYQCDGFLEKNKDTVNEEQINVLKASKFALLVELFQDEETPAAQSTTAPAGRAKFGRTTQSFREHKKSVGLQFRNSLHLLMDTLNATTPHYVRCIKPNDVKAPFIMDPHRAVQQLRACGVLETIRISATGFPSRWTYQEFFSRYQVLMRKKEILSDRKLTCQNVLERLVQNKDKYQFGKTKIFFRAGQVAYLEKLRADKLRTACINIQKTIRCWLARKKYLRIRQAAITLQKYTRGHQARCLCNNLRRTRAAVIFQKNTRMWAARRQYLRQKAAAVLIQRLLRGYTARLEYKRLVFEHKALLIQRWVRGFLARWRFRRIKRAVVYLQCCVRRMLARRELKKLKIEARSVEHFKKLNVGMENKIMQLQRKLDEQHKENRELSERISTLEIHSAAEMEKFHVQLKTLQEVEEVARHRGDLVTSLQEELELVRQELEKNKEMVADLNEKNTLLKSEKDEMNRLIQEQEQQIKEKPELTNQESTEHLQAQLNEERFRYQNLLTEHLKLEERYADLRSEKEAAVDLSKPGHNRADSGYGSSQTESIHSSVLTGSEVSTMEREEAVQLEADVSLLLKLQRRVTELEKENMDLQSEMDTKEEQLQQERTKELEDCQRILGAERDYEALKRQELESDNKKLKKDLQELRQSLSKGKGSKVASPGGQAYNVVLEQLNSTNEELEVRKEEVLILRSQLVNQEAFKHKETGSEGDSGESSKSPTLDLHELNEDGELWMAYESLKETNRILASQLQTQGQSHEKEVEGLRAELQRLKAELDQQQQMMSDSLELPHDARIQAGLQHEIRRLTQQNMDLLEQTGKQDKMIRKLKKHLKIYLKKFGESEAGVHIEQSSPENMVGERGRMVSIVRKERDFRGMLEYRKEDENKLFKILITELKPRGVAVNLIPGLPAYILFMCLRHADYANDDQRVSTLLNSSINAIKNVLKKRGDFETISFWLANTCRFLHCLKQYSGEEGYTKHNTPRQNEHCLTNFDLSEYCQVLSDLAIQIYQQLIRVIENTLHPMIAPAMLEQETIQGVMGVKPTGMRKRTSSFPEDSSHSLESILKQLDVFYYTLLQHGNDTDLVRQVIKQQFYLICCITLNNLLLRKDMCSWSKGLQIRYNVCQLEEWLLDKDLQGSGARESLEPLIQAAQLLQIKKKSQDDAEAICTMCSALTTQQIVKILSLYTPVNEFEERVSISFIKSVQNLLKDRKESSQLLMDAKIIFSVTFPFNPSSVALETIQIPSSLNLSFLTRV; this comes from the exons ATGGCAGCGCCGGAGCTGTACTCGAAG TTTGCTCGAGTCTGGATCCCAGACACGACAGAGGTGTGGAGATCAGCAGAGCTGACCAGAGACTACAGGCCTGGAGACACTGTTCTACATCTACAGCTGGAGGATGAGACG GAGGTCGAGTACAAGCTGGACCCAAAGAGTGGCGTTTTGCCGCCTCTTCGTAACCCGGACATCCTGGTGGGCGAGAACGACCTCACGGCTCTCAGTTACCTCCATGAACCGGCCGTACTGCACAACCTCCGGGTCCGATTCACGGACTCCAAGCTTATCTACACCTACTGTG ggATCATCCTGGTTGCCATCAATCCATATGAAAGTCTTCCTATCTATGGATCCGACATCATCAATGCTTACAGTGGGCAGAACATGGGTGATATGGACCCTCACATCTTTGCTGTGTCAGAGGAGGCCTATAAACAGATGGCCAG AGACGAGAAGAATCAGTCCATCATCGTGAGTGGAGAATCTGGAGCAGGGAAGACTGTTTCTGCCAAATATGCCATGCGTTACTTTGCTACAGTCAGTGGATCCTCTGCTGAGTCCACCGTGGAGGAAAAGGTGCTGGCATCCAGTCCTATCATGGAG GCTATAGGAAATGCCAAGACGACGAGAAATGACAACAGTAGTCGCTTCGGGAAGTACATTGAGATTGGATTTGACAGGAAGCACCACATTATAGGAGCCAACATGAGGACGTACCTTCTGGAAAAGTCTAGAGTGGTGTTCCAG GCAAGTGAGGAGAGAAACTATCACATCTTCTATCAGCTCTGTGCCTGCGCCCATTTACCTGAGTTTGAACCTCTGAAGTTAG GTAGCGCTGATGACTTTCCTTACACTAACCAAGGCAGAAGTCCCGTCATCGAGGGAGTGAATGACCTGAAGGAGATGCAGGCCACAAGGAAAGCCTTTTCACTGCTGG GAATTACTGAGGCGCACCAAATGGGTTTGTTCCAAATCCTGTCAGCCATTCTTCATCTGGGAAATGTAGAAGTGAAGGAGAGAGGATCTTCTAGCTGTGGCATCTCT GATGAGAGTGGCCACCTGGCAGTGTTTTGTGACCTCACTGAGGTGTCGTATGAGTCCATGGCTCACTGGTTGTGCCATAAAAAACTCAAAACTGCCACAGAAACCCTAAACAAGCCTGTTACCCGATTGGAGGCCGTGAACGGCCGTGACGCTCTCTCGAAACACATTTACGCCAAGCTCTTCTCCTGGATCGTTGGCCAGGTCAACAAAGCCCTGAGCACTTCCTCCAAACCGCACTCGTTCATCGGTGTCCTAGACATCTATGG GTTTGAGACGTTCGAGGTGAACAGCTTCGAGCAGTTCTGCATCAATTACGCCAATGAGAAGCTCCAGCAGCAGTTTAACATG CACGTGTTCAAACTGGAGCAAGAGGAGTACATGAAGGAGCAGATACCATGGACGCTCATCGATTTCTACGACAACCAGCCCTGCATCAACCTGATCGAGGCCAAGATGGGCTTGCTAGATCTTTTAGACGAagaatgcact ATGCCAAAAGGTTCAGATGAATCGTGGGCGCAAAAGCTGTACAACACTCACCTAAAGAAAAGCTCTCACTTTGAGAAGCCGCGCATGTCTAACACAGCCTTCATCATACTACACTTTGCGGACAAG GTTGAATACCAGTGTGATGGATTTCTGGAGAAAAATAAAGACACAGtcaatgaagaacaaataaatgtGCTGAAGGCTAGCAAG TTCGCCTTGCTGGTTGAGCTCTTCCAGGATGAGGAAACACCTGCTGCTCAGAGCACCACAGCACCGGCTGGTCGAGCAAAGTTTGGACGGACCACCCAGTCCTTTAGGGAGCACAAAAAATCGGTTGGACTGCAG TTCCGGAACTCTCTGCATCTGCTCATGGACACGCTGAATGCCACCACCCCACACTACGTGCGCTGCATCAAGCCAAATGATGTTAAAGCCCCCTTCAT AATGGACCCCCATCGAGCCGTTCAGCAGCTCAGAGCGTGTGGAGTCCTCGAGACCATTCGTATCTCAGCCACAGGCTTCCCTTCCAG GTGGACTTACCAGGAGTTCTTCAGTCGCTATCAAGTTCTAATGAGGAAGAAAGAGATCCTCTCAGACAGGAAGCTGACCTGCCAGAATGTCCTAGAGCGGCTTGTGCAG AACAAAGATAAATACCAGTTCGGAAAAACAAAGATCTTCTTCCGAGCCGGACAGGTGGCTTACCTGGAAAAGCTGAGGGCGGACAAACTCCGTACGGCCTGCATCAACATCCAAAAAACCATCCGCTGCTGGCTGGCCCGCAAGAAATACCTGCGTATTCGCCAGGCGGCCATTACCTTACAGAAATACACGAGAGGACACCAGGCTCGATG CCTGTGCAATAACCTGAGACGGACACGGGCCGCAGTGATCTTTCAGAAGAACACGCGCATGTGGGCGGCGAGACGACAGTACCTGCGACAGAAAGCAGCGGCGGTTCTCATTCAGAGGTTACTGCGTGGATATACAGCCAGACTGGAGTACAAACGG TTGGTGTTTGAGCACAAGGCTCTACTGATCCAGCGCTGGGTGCGTGGCTTCCTGGCCCGCTGGCGTTTCCGTCGCATCAAGCGGGCTGTGGTGTATCTGCAGTGTTGCGTGCGCAGGATGCTGGCCCGTCGAGAGCTCAAGAAACTCAAGATTGAGGCCAGATCGGTCGAGCACTTCAAGAAGCTCAATGTCGGCATGGAGAACAAGATCATGCAACTGCAGAGGAAACTGGATGAGCAG CATAAGGAGAACCGAGAGCTTTCTGAGCGAATAAGTACACTAGAGATCCACAGTGCTGCTGAGATGGAGAAGTTTCACGTGCAGCTTAAGACTCTTCAGGAGGTGGAAGAGGTGGCCCGTCACCGCGGAGACCTGGTGACATCGTTACAGGAGGAGCTGGAATTGGTTCGTCAGGAGCTGGAGAAGAATAAAGAG ATGGTTGCTGATCTCAATGAGAAGAACACACTGCTGAAGAGTGAGAAAGATGAGATGAACAGACTGATCCAGGAACAGGAGCAGCAGATAAAAG AAAAACCAGAGTTGACCAATCAGGAGTCCACTGAGCACCTGCAAGCACAGCTGAACGAGGAACGATTCCGTTACCAGAACCTTCTGACCGAACACCTGAAACTGGAGGAGCGCTATGCTGATCTGAGATCAGAAAAAGAGGCGGCTGTG GATCTCTCCAAACCTGGTCATAACAGAGCTGACTCTGGCTACGGCAGCAGCCAAACGGAGAGCATCCACAGTTCTGTGCTGACAGGGTCAGAGGTCAGCACGATGGAAAGAGAG GAAGCTGTGCAGTTGGAAGCTGATGTATCCCTCCTGCTGAAGCTGCAGAGGAGAGTCACTGAGCTGGAGAAGGAGAACATGGACCTGCAGAGTGAGATGGACACCAAAGAAGAGCAGCTACAACAGGAGCGAACTAAA GAACTGGAAGATTGTCAGAGAATTTTAGGGGCTGAGAGAGACTATGAGGCTCTGAAG CGTCAGGAGCTGGAGTCTGACAATAAGAAGCTGAAGAAAGATCTGCAGGAGCTCCGTCAGTCTCTCAGTAAGGGGAAGGGGTCAAAGGTGGCGTCCCCTGGAGGTCAGGCGTATAACGTGGTTCTCGAGCAGCTCAACTCCACCAATGAAGAGCTCGAGGTGCGAAAGGAGGAGGTGCTTATTCTGCGATCTCAGCTGGTCAATCAGGAGGCATTTAAACATAAG gaaacaggaagtgaaggaGATTCAGGTGAATCAAGCAA atCCCCGACTTTGGACCTTCATGAGCTCAATGAGGATGGAGAGCTCTGGATGGCTTATGAGAGCCTGAAAGAAACTAacag GATTCTGGCGTCACAGTTGCAAACTCAGGGACAGTCTCACGAGAAGGAGGTGGAGGGTTTGAGGGCGGAGCTCCAGCGGTTAAAGGCGGAGCTTGACCAGCAGCAGCAGATGATGTCAGACAGCTTGGAGCTTCCGCATGACGCTCGAATACAAGCAGGCCTGCAGCACGAGATCAGGCGCCTCACACAACAAAACATG GACCTCTTGGAGCAGACGGGGAAACAGGACAAAATGATCCGCAAACTAAAGAAACACCTGAAAATATATCTGAAAAAGTTTGGGGAGTCTGAGg CAGGTGTTCATATCGAGCAGTCCTCTCCGGAGAACATGGTCGGCGAGAGAGGTCGCATGGTCAGTATCGTTCGGAAAGAGAGGGATTTCCGGGGCATGCTGGAGTACAGGAAAGAAGACGAGAACAAACTGTTCAAGATACTCATTACAG AGCTCAAACCCCGAGGTGTGGCGGTGAATCTGATCCCAGGCCTGCCTGCGTACATTCTCTTCATGTGTCTGCGGCACGCC GACTACGCCAACGATGATCAGCGGGTCTCCACCCTCCTGAACTCCTCCATCAACGCTATCAAGAACGTACTGAAG AAACGGGGGGATTTTGAGACCATTTCATTCTGGTTGGCAAACACCTGCCGCTTCTTACATTGTCTGAAGCAGTACAGCGGAGAAGAG GGCTACACAAAGCACAACACCCCTCGACAAAACGAACACTGTCTGACGAACTTTGACCTGTCTGAGTACTGCCAGGTTCTGAGCGATCTAGCCATCCAGATCTACCAGCAGCTCATAAGGGTCATAGAGAACACTTTACACCCCATGATTG CACCAGCCATGTTGGAGCAAGAGACCATTCAGGGAGTGATGGGCGTGAAGCCCACAGGAATGAGGAAACGCACGTCCAGTTTCCCAGAGGACAGCTCTCACTCGCTGGAGTCCATTTTGAAACAGCTGGATGTTTTCTATTACACGCTGCTCCAGCACGGCAACGACACCGATCTGGTCCGACAGGTCATCAAGCAGCAGTTCTACCTCATCTGCTGCATCACACTCAACAACTTACTGCTTCGCAAGGACATGTGCTCCTGGAGTAAAGGCCTGCAGATCAG GTATAATGTGTGTCAGCTGGAGGAGTGGCTGCTGGATAAAGATCTTCAGGGCAGTGGAGCTCGTGAGTCTCTGGAGCCTCTGATTCAGGCGGCTCAACTTCTGCAGATCAAGAAGAAGAGCCAGGACGACGCAGAGGCCATCTGCACCATGTGCTCA GCTCTCACCACccaacag ATTGTGAAGATCCTCAGCTTGTACACACCAGTGAATGAGTTTGAGGAGAGAGTGTCTATATCATTCATAAAGTCTGTACAG AATTTATTAAAGGATCGTAAGGAGTCTTCTCAGTTACTGATGGATGCTAAGATCATTTTCTCAGTCACTTTCCCCTTCAACCCTTCATCTGTGGCCCTCGAGACCATTCAGATTCCCAGCAGCCTCAATCTGA
- the arpp19b gene encoding cAMP-regulated phosphoprotein 19b isoform X1: protein MSGEVEASSEEQQEMQDTVVSPGKAEEIKLKDRYGLGTRPGGSDLLRKRLQKGQKYFDSGDYNMAKAKMKNKQLPTAAVEKAEITGDHIPTPQDLPQRKQSLVASKLTF, encoded by the exons ATGTCCGGTGAAGTGGAGGCGAGCAGCGAGGAGCAGCAG GAGATGCAGGACACTGTTGTAAGTCCAGGAAAAGCTGAGGAGATCAAACTGAAGGACCGATACGGTCTCGGGACAAGGCCTGGTGGGTCAGATCTGTTACGAAAAAGACTACAAAAGGGG CAAAAATACTTTGACTCAGGTGACTATAACATGGCCAAAGCCAAGATGAAGAACAAGCAGCTCCCGACTGCAGCAGTGGAGAAGGCAGAGATCACGGGCGACCACATTCCCACCCCTCAGGACCTTCCCCAGCGGAAACAGTCTCTggtggccagcaaactcaccttcTGA
- the arpp19b gene encoding cAMP-regulated phosphoprotein 19b isoform X2, producing the protein MQDTVVSPGKAEEIKLKDRYGLGTRPGGSDLLRKRLQKGQKYFDSGDYNMAKAKMKNKQLPTAAVEKAEITGDHIPTPQDLPQRKQSLVASKLTF; encoded by the exons ATGCAGGACACTGTTGTAAGTCCAGGAAAAGCTGAGGAGATCAAACTGAAGGACCGATACGGTCTCGGGACAAGGCCTGGTGGGTCAGATCTGTTACGAAAAAGACTACAAAAGGGG CAAAAATACTTTGACTCAGGTGACTATAACATGGCCAAAGCCAAGATGAAGAACAAGCAGCTCCCGACTGCAGCAGTGGAGAAGGCAGAGATCACGGGCGACCACATTCCCACCCCTCAGGACCTTCCCCAGCGGAAACAGTCTCTggtggccagcaaactcaccttcTGA
- the bet1l gene encoding BET1-like protein: MADPWNRGHGAVDDMLDAENKLMAENLATKVSRLKSLAYDIDKEAEEQNSYLDGMDSNFLSATGLLTGSVKRFSTMVRSGRDNRKILCYVSVGLVVLFFLLYYLVTRIQN, encoded by the exons ATGGCTGATCCGTGGAATCGAG GACATGGTGCTGTGGATGATATGCTGGACGCTGAAAACAAGCTGATGGCAGAAAATCTGGCCACTAAAGTCTCTAGACTCAAGTCT CTGGCATACGACATTGACAAAGAGGCTGAGGAACAGAATAGCTACTTGGATGGCATG GACTCCAATTTTCTCAGTGCAACTGGCCTGTTGACTGGAAGCGTGAAGAGGTTTTCCACGATGGTACGATCCGGCCGAGACAACAGAAAGATCCTGTGTTACGTGTCCGTCGGCCTGGTCGTGCTCTTCTTCCTGCTGTACTATCTAGTGACACGGATCCAGAACTAA
- the kcnj11l gene encoding potassium inwardly rectifying channel subfamily J member 11, like produces the protein MLARKGLLPDGFLLTRLAEDAAQPSRIRPKSQRARFITKNGSCNVAHKNIREQGRFLQDVFTTMVDLKWQHSLLIFTSAFLCSWMLFAMVWWLLAFAHGDLEPRDPNEPGPVPCVTSIHSFTSAFLFSIEVQVTIGFGGRMVTEECPLAIIVLIIQNILGLIINAIMLGCVFMKTAQANRRAETLIFSRNAVIAPRNGRPTFMFRVGDLRKSMIISATIQLQVIRRTVTAEGEVIPVCQLDIQVENPLRSNGIFLVSPLIISHTIDRGSPLYEVSAQSLATEDLEIIVILEGVVETTGITMQARTSYTPEEILWGRRFVSIMTEEDARYSVDYSKFGNTVPVRMPALSAKELDQTRGVQDSGPHEGKPQGWGLVRAGRGGYRRGGGRACDDAAAKPWYVTTEKEEEKKGQKKTVKLEEIGREIEEETMEDMSD, from the exons ATGTTGGCCCGCAAAGGCCTTTTACCTGATGGGTTCCTGTTGACACGACTCGCTGAGGATGCCGCACAACCCAGTCGCATCCGGCCAAAGTCACAGCGGGCGCGTTTCATCACCAAGAATGGCTCATGTAATGTTGCCCATAAGAATATACGAGAACAG GGCCGGTTTCTCCAAGATGTTTTCACCACCATGGTGGACCTGAAATGGCAGCATTCCCTCCTCATCTTCACTTCAGCATTCCTCTGCTCCTGGATGCTCTTTGCCATGGTTTGGTGGCTCTTGGCATTCGCTCACGGTGATCTGGAGCCTCGAGATCCCAATGAGCCCGGACCTGTGCCATGTGTCACTTCCATTCACTCCTTCACATCTGCTTTTCTGTTCTCCATTGAGGTGCAG GTCACTATTGGTTTCGGAGGACGGATGGTGACGGAAGAATGTCCGCTGGCCATCATAGTCCTCATCATCCAGAACATTCTGGGCCTGATCATCAATGCCATCATGCTGGGCTGTGTGTTCATGAAGACGGCTCAAGCCAACCGGCGAGCAGAAACCCTCATCTTCTCGCGGAACGCAGTCATTGCCCCGCGGAACGGCAGACCAACGTTTATGTTCCGCGTCGGGGATCTGAGGAAGAGCATGATCATCTCGGCCACCATTCAGCTGCAG GTGATTCGGCGGACAGTGACAGCGGAGGGTGAGGTGATTCCTGTTTGTCAGCTAGATATCCAGGTGGAAAACCCTCTCAGGAGCAACGGCATATTCCTCGTCTCTCCACTTATAATCAGTCACACTATTGACAGAGGAAGTCCGCTGTATGAGGTCTCAGCGCAGTCGCTGGCTACTGAAGACCTGGAGATCATTGTCATTTTGGAAG GTGTTGTGGAGACCACCGGCATCACAATGCAGGCCCGCACATCCTACACACCAGAGGAGATCTTGTGGGGTCGGCGTTTCGTCTCCATTATGACGGAGGAGGATGCGCGCTACTCAGTCGACTACTCCAAATTTGGGAACACAGTCCCCGTCCGGATGCCGGCCCTCAGCGCCAAAGAGCTGGACCAAACCAGGGGCGTGCAGGACAGCGGGCCCCATGAGGGTAAACCTCAGGGCTGGGGGCTGGTGAGGGCGGGACGGGGCGGGTACAGGAGGGGTGGCGGCAGGGCCTGCGATGATGCGGCAGCCAAGCCGTGGTACGTAACAACGGAGAAAGAGGAGGAGAAGAAGGGTCAAAAGAAAACGGTGAAACTTGAGGAGATAGGCAGAGAGATTGAAGAAGAGACAATGGAGGACATGAGCGATTAG